The Candida orthopsilosis Co 90-125, chromosome 7 draft sequence genome has a window encoding:
- a CDS encoding Lys143 transcription factor (transcription factor with zinc cluster DNA-binding motif), with amino-acid sequence MSAGVMDLGVRQLNNNNSSNSNNNKRIYSKGGCRECKRRKIKCDEGKPACWQCLRLKKECSYPALGEKVLRVSKKQQKLQSGKSLSPQEDRKVFEISKVPYIATNPLSVMSNQDPMAGRKLLYNMDASRPTPTTHEPNQQGFNEGHSNPHLAPPFQSHSAPREGYSQEQLPVNFNNPAPQSQLPPIQRPLNQPNLPRLYQSRILPIQQNGSNSTPFKYYYRQDPLSVVLPPPQVSNRPGSTLSGPMFPSQIRYDLPPRPIDRAASSTGVSNLLNKSPESEASNTQSVQQQEQLPQMQKEQTPAVLQTTVDPQLSSPPIPKNDNVSYANSPAVFGDDVVELFEVSDLNLLATDLQNMVNGILYNITPESKEKAKEKETTEVKTSMPFVDKLEKNVPVDFIKLENAQNQSYLEEFYYNTSNIVLPFASFDKEKNVYFNSARDLLLSTAANTDYVLAAVLANGAHSRFMKTRNIEDEEFYYLYLNDCVKLLHPAISDNTKLSAKIESVLLTVLLLTAANAADPKQDWRPHLRGAKDLLMKCSSKKTKQSKVFVFCKAWFVTLEVLAGISSKKGGTLQTDEEMDELFNLSSDYEIKVLKDLGIILNHGFNIMGGYHHDCYGAFRELIKILNKKRNGTLNTKDSLQYVELFAKFETLREIDFVKDPTAPGSILVEDVGRSVISWADVSHKSYMAASMITLLQTCFDESYTSPQIQVLTNHIIDLVAFVNNYIPFAPSSRYKAENGLMMLQWPVLIAGQNLEPNDDKEKEIVRVFFEHSSRVGSGGALIALKRVKRVWKKRSDPSFVDDGNESEDLLSY; translated from the coding sequence ATGTCTGCTGGGGTGATGGACTTGGGCGTACGACAGttaaacaataacaacagcagcaacagcaacaataacaaGCGAATCTATAGCAAAGGCGGTTGTCGAGAGTGTAAGAGGCGTAAAATCAAATGTGATGAAGGAAAACCTGCTTGTTGGCAATGCCTTCGATTGAAAAAGGAATGTTCTTATCCAGCTTTGGGAGAGAAGGTGCTAAGAGTGCTGAAAAAACAGCAGAAATTACAATCAGGGAAATCATTGCTGCCGCAAGAAGACCGTAAGGTATTCGAGATACTGAAAGTGCCATATATTGCAACTAATCCATTGTCAGTAATGTCAAATCAAGATCCTATGGCAGGGAGAAAACTTTTGTATAATATGGATGCTTCGAGACCAACACCCACTACACATGAACCCAATCAACAAGGATTCAACGAGGGTCATAGTAACCCACATCTTGCTCCCCCATTTCAATCACACCTGGCCCCTCGCGAGGGTTACTCTCAAGAACAATTGCCGgttaatttcaataatcCTGCACCACAATCACAACTTCCACCAATACAGAGACCGCTTAATCAGCCAAATTTGCCCAGGTTGTACCAAAGTCGCATTTTGcctattcaacaaaatggaTCCAATTCAACTCCATTCAAATATTACTACCGCCAAGATCCACTTTCGGTTGTGCTACCTCCCCCGCAGGTGTCAAACAGACCAGGCTCAACTTTGAGTGGTCCAATGTTTCCTAGTCAGATAAGGTATGATTTACCACCGCGTCCGATTGACAGAGCTGCAAGTAGTACTGGtgtttcaaacttgttgaataaatcaCCTGAATCAGAAGCTTCAAACACGCAACTGGTCCAACAACAGGAACAATTGCCTCAAATGCAGAAAGAGCAGACACCTGCTGTACTTCAGACTACTGTTGATCCACAGCTTTCTTCACCGCCCATTCCCAAAAACGACAATGTATCCTATGCGAACTCACCTGCTGTATTTGGAGACGATGTGGTTGAACTATTTGAAGTTAGCGACTTGAACTTGTTAGCTACAGATCTCCAAAATATGGTCAATGGAATACTTTACAATATCACTCCAGagtcaaaagaaaaggcCAAGGAAAAGGAAACCACTGAAGTCAAGACCAGTATGCCATTTGTCGAcaaattggagaaaaatGTTCCAGTTGATTTTATAAAATTGGAGAATGCTCAGAATCAGAGTTATTTAGAAGAGTTCTATTACAATACTTCAAACATTGTGTTGCCATTTGCATCCTTCgacaaagaaaagaatgTTTACTTTAACTCTGCGAGAGATTTATTGTTGAGCACAGCGGCAAACACTGATTATGTTTTGGCTGCTGTATTGGCAAATGGAGCTCATTCTAGATTTATGAAGACAagaaatattgaagatgaggaaTTTTATTACTTGTATTTGAATGACTGTGTCAAGTTGTTGCATCCAGCAATCTCTGACAATACCAAATTGTCTGCAAAGATTGAAAGTGTCTTGTTGACGGTACTTTTATTGACTGCTGCAAATGCGGCCGATCCGAAACAAGATTGGCGCCCTCATTTGCGAGGAGCAAAAGacttgttgatgaaatgcTCAAGCAAGAAGACAAAGCAATCCAAagtgtttgtgttttgtaAGGCATGGTTTGTTACGTTGGAGGTGTTGGCTGGGATCAGTTCAAAGAAAGGGGGGACATTGCAAACCGACGAAGAAATGGATGAATTGTTCAACTTGAGTAGCGATTATGAGATTAAAGTATTGAAGGATCTTGGGATCATCTTGAATCATGGGTTTAATATCATGGGTGGGTATCATCACGATTGTTATGGTGCATTCCGTGAGttaatcaaaattttgaataaaaagagGAATGGTACATTGAATACAAAGGATTCTCTACAATATGTGGAGCTATTTgctaaatttgaaacattaCGAGAAATTGACTTTGTCAAAGACCCTACAGCTCCAGGAAGTatacttgttgaagatgttggAAGAAGCGTCATTTCCTGGGCTGATGTAAGCCATAAGCTGTACATGGCCGCTTCAATGATTACCCTTCTTCAGACATGTTTTGATGAGTCTTACACATCGCCACAGATTCAAGTTTTAACAAACCATattattgatttggttgcGTTTGTCAACAACTATATTCCATTTGCACCATCCTCCAGATACAAGGCTGAAAATGGACTTATGATGCTCCAATGGCCTGTTTTAATTGCTGGTCAAAATTTGGAACCAAACGATGACAAGGAGAAGGAAATTGTTCGGGTATTTTTCGAACATCTGTCGAGAGTTGGATCAGGGGGAGCGTTGATTGCGTTAAAGCGCGTAAAGAGAgtttggaagaaaagatcTGACCCTTCCTTTGTTGACGATGGGAATGAGTCAGAGGATTTACTTTCgtattga
- a CDS encoding Cta8 transcription factor, producing MLNINSMANHPLFPQDHLQQQSPQSPHYADLPQSLTPLLNHQSLYGFDDNPVKIEELKNSPSQTQKQSPRNSQMQSQLDQLDLLQQTPQCRFPPSTGQSPLFVTEETSADQAAQDSEQTGHDLQLFNKNHADFGDMTFPELKPLTMPVTSPFKLDLGDPLLPELKPQPPTQPAKKRKESSGPKARPAFVMKIWSMVNDKSNDEYIRWNEDGKTFQVFKREDFVHKILPAYFKHQNMSSFVRQLNMYGFHKVQDITNGTLYPNGDKSGGDEVWQFENPNFIRGREDLLDNIVRNKSVAQEESQQLTDTHSFANGDLSLILSELSQIKQNQARLNEEILRIRQDNQNMYNANYINRERTQQQGRTINKILKFLAAIYNDSTIKGQTPSAENGQYSDIPYRRRRQPEEGQNPTYQSPSSVSSDQRGSQDTQAEQFVRRPRLLLTNRPNTVKSYSSPSIESIKRRQSSVNNVKHSHPDSMNGGGFENGASYSGPDIDQLENQIRSSDQSIEQVQDWIEKLSQQQQQQQHQQQQAESQQIPSSLMANVNSDIHVGPTPQLSGYPEYGDDDQFNVDDFLKSANTPGSVSSPMPSFAGVNGGSFNGNSYGHTLQSPQLHNDQLSQEPRPQSQSNGKKRTIQEIYDN from the coding sequence ATGTTGAACATTAACAGTATGGCCAACCATCCATTATTTCCACAGGACcatttacaacaacaactgcCACAACTGCCACACTATGCAGATCTTCCCCAAAGTCTCACTCCGTTGTTGAACCATCAACTGTTGTACGGATTTGATGACAACCCtgtcaaaattgaagagttgaaaaactCCCCATCACAAACCCAGAAACAACTGCCACGTAACCTGCAGATGCAGTCACAGCTTGATCAGCTTGACCtacttcaacaaactccACAATGTAGATTTCCGCCATCAACAGGTCAAAGTCCGTTATTTGTGACTGAGGAAACCTCAGCAGACCAAGCAGCTCAAGACTCCGAACAAACGGGCCACGATTTACAACTATTCAATAAAAACCATGCTGACTTTGGGGACATGACGTTTCCTGAGCTCAAACCTTTGACTATGCCAGTTACTAGTCCATTCAAGCTTGATTTGGGTGATCCGTTATTACCAGAATTAAAGCCACAACCACCCACACAACCAGCTAAGAAGAGAAAGGAAAGCAGTGGACCCAAAGCAAGACCTGCCTTtgtgatgaagatttggtCAATGGTTAATGACAAATCCAATGATGAGTATATCAGATGGAACGAAGACGGTAAGACTTTTCAAGTATTCAAACGGGAAGATTTTGTGCACAAGATTCTTCCTGCTTATTTCAAGCATCAGAACATGTCAAGTTTTGTTAGACAATTGAATATGTATGGATTTCACAAAGTGCAGGATATAACAAATGGTACATTATACCCAAACGGAGACAAGAGCGGAGGAGATGAGGTATggcaatttgaaaatccaAACTTCATACGTGGTAGAGAAGATTTACTAGATAACATTGTCAGAAACAAGTCAGTAGCACAAGAGGAGTCGCAACAATTAACAGATACTCATAGCTTTGCTAACGGTGATTTGAGTTTGATACTATCAGAATTGAGTCAGATAAAGCAGAATCAAGCAAGATTGAATGAGGAAATTTTGCGTATACGACAAGATAATCAAAATATGTATAATGCAAATTATATCAATAGGGAAAGGACTCAGCAACAAGGTCGcacaatcaacaagattcTCAAATTCCTTGCTGCTATATACAATGACTCTACAATCAAGGGACAAACACCATCAGCTGAAAATGGTCAATATTCTGATATACCATACCGTCGTCGTCGTCAACCAGAAGAGGGTCAAAATCCTACATATCAATCCCCATCGTCTGTTTCCTCAGACCAACGTGGATCACAAGATACTCAAGCAGAACAGTTTGTCAGAAGGCCGAGGTTGTTGCTTACAAACAGGCCAAATACAGTTAAGTCCTATTCTTCACCATCTATAGAATCTATCAAAAGGCGTCAATCATCTGTAAACAATGTCAAACATTCTCATCCAGACTCGATGAATGGGGgaggttttgaaaatggagCTTCGTATAGTGGCCCTGACATTGACCAActtgaaaatcaaattcGAAGCTCTGATCAATCGATTGAGCAAGTACAAGATTGGATAGAAAAGCtttcacaacaacaacaacagcagcagcaccaacaacagcaagCAGAGTCACAGCAAATTCCCTCTTCACTAATGGCTAATGTCAATAGCGACATTCACGTTGGTCCTACCCCACAATTATCAGGCTACCCAGAATACGGTGATGATGACCAGTTCAATGTCGATGATTTCCTAAAAAGCGCAAACACGCCAGGCTCAGTACTGAGTCCAATGCCTTCTTTCGCTGGCGTCAATGGTGGATCTTTCAATGGAAATTCTTATGGTCATACTTTACAATCACCACAGTTGCATAATGATCAATTATCACAGGAACCACGACCACAATCTCAACTGAATGGGAAAAAGAGAACAATTCAGGAAATTTACGATaattga
- a CDS encoding Aox1 alternative oxidase, with the protein MLKAATYYRLPQVTTRLCVPTIRLVSSTTTKPQTITDHTPTHHDDTNLPLNKRAMESPHTVPQRNGILDISTKIYNESDIEKHDDVKFLTKPAYPHVGYTEAGCYRVKVAHRKPRTIGDKIAYHGTMFCRSCFDFVTGYKVPKSGESLDKYKGTRYEMTEGKWMTRVIFLESIAGVPGSVASFLRTLHSLRLLKRDKAWIETLQDEAYNERMHLLTFIKIGQPSWFTKTIIYLGQGVFTNLFFFCYLANPKYCHRFVGYLEEEAVRTYTHLLDELEDPNKLKDFQNMLIPTIAVNYWPSLTEESSFKDLILRIRADESKHREVNHTLANLKQDGDRNPFALHIEGFDKPQPNYGLDVVKPTGWERKDLYL; encoded by the coding sequence ATGTTGAAAGCTGCTACTTATTATAGACTTCCACAAGTCACTACACGTTTATGTGTCCCCACAATTCGACTTGTGTCAAGCACAACTACAAAACCGCAAACAATCACCGATCACACACCAACTCATCATGATGACACCAATTTACCATTGAATAAACGAGCAATGGAATCGCCTCATACAGTCCCGCAACGTAATGGGATTCTCGATATTTCAACCAAGATTTACAATGAATCAGACATTGAAAAGCATGATGATGTGAAATTCCTCACCAAACCTGCTTATCCTCACGTTGGCTACACTGAAGCGGGTTGCTACAGAGTCAAGGTTGCTCATAGAAAACCAAGAACTATTGGTGACAAGATTGCCTACCACGGAACTATGTTTTGCCGTTCCTGTTTCGACTTTGTTACTGGTTACAAAGTTCCAAAATCAGGCGAGTCACTTGACAAATACAAAGGAACTAGATATGAAATGACTGAAGGTAAATGGATGACTCGTGTTATCTTTTTGGAGCTGATTGCTGGTGTTCCTGGATCAGTTGCTTCATTTTTGAGAACATTGCATTCATTGAGGTTATTGAAGAGAGACAAGGCTTGGATTGAAACTTTACAAGATGAGGCATACAACGAAAGAATGCATTTACTTACCTTTATCAAGATTGGTCAACCATCATGGTTCACAAAGACAATCATTTACCTTGGTCAAGGTGTCTTTAccaatttgttctttttctgtTACTTGGCCAATCCAAAATACTGTCACAGATTTGTTGGATacttggaagaagaagcagtGAGGACTTATACTCATTTGCTTGACGAATTGGAGGATCCGAACAAGCTCAAGGATTTCCAAAATATGTTGATCCCAACAATCGCCGTCAATTACTGGCCATCTTTGACAGAAGAGTCGAGTTTCAAAGATTTAATTTTAAGAATTCGAGCTGATGAATCAAAGCACAGAGAAGTGAACCATACATTGGCCAACTTGAAGCAAGATGGGGACAGAAACCCATTTGCTTTACATATTGAAGGATTTGATAAACCTCAACCAAACTATGGTTTGGATGTCGTGAAGCCAACGGGTTGGGAGAGGAAGGATTTGTACCTTTAA